A single window of Sphaerodactylus townsendi isolate TG3544 linkage group LG03, MPM_Stown_v2.3, whole genome shotgun sequence DNA harbors:
- the LOC125428546 gene encoding zinc finger and SCAN domain-containing protein 2-like isoform X1, translating to MDPSAKTCLVAQVGSVKEFREGVALEQVKEEPGEGMLRRFLKVVEIPGSEEGHCGHSHCSQSSLGVGQQLIGDEVPQLLFSSLKESQQPEETLLAEDKVACKKIKDEFLAGEEYEAVILGDDAAAWDAERQRFRQLRYQEAREPREMYGALRDLCHGWLKPERCTKEQILEQLIREQFLAILPLEMQNWVKAHSPDTCSQAVALVEGFLLIQKQEVPGLLQKVVSNFPKAEGTRWDSRKRPLFREIKQENDSDPTVLAGGDEEMCGEKVNQGGNSVEADSSWMLSDKTELNNCFKSGDSSENFPQKHEEGLIDSQRCHWGLDEEMSQPRIFVGEPEKMYQKCEEVFHCWPVFSEHQQSCTQETTHEHLACTKSVGRGNILVSHAGEKPYICSACGKSFNDHAVLVAHKRTRSAENPLKPPDTGHRFPRDSLLIKDKRVSLTEKPYKCSDCEKSFGTRAILISHKRIHTGEKPYRCPECGKCFSMASALIRHKRTHTGERPYKCLECERCFGDRSGFNTHACTHMGEKLYQCLDCGKSFGRQAHLADHERTHTGEKPYRCPDCEKCFSSLSILIMHKRTHTDSSNLAQPPRAERMARPLPNRCRETQPTDHEDRVECVKVKEEILDEEATSSEAQRQHFRQFCYQEAEGPREVCNQLWELCHLWLKPERHTKEQMLELVVLEQFLAILPPEIQGWLRDIDPENCSQAVALVEEFVLRRQEEEEERLGGQVLGPFKEEADDFPETEEVPSDTWQKVILGEIKQEDDGDTASLGEERAYGEEPENPGEFGLQGTLLGRAGKNSSHNLHSGEASKTQQGNCSEEEKTVCAPQGYQQAKGVTVQPRIQDERLKKCPECGKGFVWRSELIEHQRSHTGERPYSCSYCGKSFSRKSYIIKHERIHTGEKPYICSHCGKGFISKSDLIKHERTHTGEKPYICPDCGRSFSRKQFLVTHRRTHTGEKPYKCSECGKSFSQRTCLVIHERAHTGEKPFQCLVCKKSFGRRDILVTHQKLHTREKAFQCSTWL from the exons ATGGACCCATCAGCAAAAACCTGTCTTGTTGCCCAAGTTGGTAGCGTCAAGGAATTTAGGGAGGGTGTTGCCCTGGAACAAGTAAAAGAGGAACCAGGCGAAGGAATGCTGCGGAGGTTCTTGAAGGTAGTAGAGATCCCCGGATCAGAAGAGGGACACTGTGGACACTCACACTGTTCTCAGTCCTCTCTTGGCGTTGGTCAACAACTTATTGGAGATGAGGTCCCCCAGCTCTTGTTCAGTTCCCTCAAAGAGAGTCAGCAGCCTGAAGAAACCTTGCTGGCTGAAGACAAGGTAGCCTGCAAAAAAATTAAGGACGAGTTCTTGGCTGGAGAAGAGTATGAGGCAGTGATCCTCGGAGATGATGCGGCCGCTTGGGATGCAGAACGCCAAAGATTCCGGCAGCTCCGCTACCAGGAGGCTAGGGAGCCACGAGAAATGTATGGGGCACTCCGAGATCTTTGCCATGGATGGTTGAAGCCTGAGAGGTGCACCAAGGAGCAGATCCTGGAGCAGCTGATCCGGGAGCAGTTCCTGGCCATCCTGCCCCTGGAAATGCAGAACTGGGTGAAGGCACATTCCCCGGACACCTGTTCTCAGGCAGTGGCCCTTGTGGAGGGTTTCCTGCTCATCCAGAAGCAAGAG GTGCCCGGGCTGCTCCAGAAGGTGGTGAGCAATTTCCCCAAGGCAGAAGGGACTCGTTGGGACTCCAGGAAACGGCCACTGTTTCGAGAGATCAAGCAGGAGAATGACAGCGACCCCACCGTGCTGG CAGGTGGTGATGAGGAGATGTGTGGGGAAAAGGTCAACCAGGGAGGAAATTCTGTGGAAGCCGACTCATCCTGGATGCTTTCAGACAAGACTGAGTTGAATAATTGCTTCAAGTCGGGAGATTCCTCTGAGAACTTCCCACAAAAGCACGAGGAAGGATTGATTGATTCTCAGAGGTGCCACTGGGGACTCGATGAAGAGATGAGCCAACCCCGAATCTTCGTGGGTGAGCCAGAAAAGATGTACCAGAAGTGTGAAGAAGTCTTTCACTGCTGGCCTGTGTTCTCTGAGCATCAGCAAAGTTGTACGCAGGAGACCACGCATGAACATTTAGCCTGTACAAAAAGCGTTGGCCGTGGCAATATTCTTGTTTCTCATGCGGGAGAGAAGCCATACATATGCTCGGcttgtggaaaaagcttcaatgACCACGCTGTCCTCGTTGCACACAAGAGAACTCGCAGTGCTGAGAACCCATTAAAACCCCCAGACACCGGCCACCGTTTCCCTCGTGACTCATTGCTAATCAAGGATAAGAGAGTGTCCCTAacagaaaaaccatataaatgcagcGACTGTGAGAAGTCGTTTGGAACCCGGGCAATCCTTATCAGCCACAAGaggatccacacaggagagaaaccgtaCCGATGCCCCGAGTGTGGGAAATGCTTCAGCATGGCTTCAGCTCTCATCCGACATAAgcgaacccacacaggggagaggcCGTACAAATGTTTGGAATGTGAGAGGTGTTTTGGGGACCGATCTGGCTTCAACACACATGCGTGCACCCACATGGGAGAGAAACTCTATCAGTGCCTGGACTGCGGGAAAAGCTTTGGGCGACAAGCACATCTGGCCGACCACGAGAGGACCCACACAGGCGAGAAGCCCTATCGGTGCCCAGATTGTGAGAAGTGCTTCAGCAGCCTGTCAATCCTCATTATGCATAAGAGAACCCACACGG ATTCTAGCAATCTGGCCCAGCCCCCCCGGGCAGAGAGGATGGCCCGTCCTCTGCCAAACCGTTGCAGAGAAACACAACCGACGGACCACGAGGACAGAGTCGAGTGTGTGAAAGTGAAGGAGGAGATCCTGGACGAAGAGGCCACCAGCTCGGAGGCGCAACGCCAGCACTTCCGCCAGTTCTGCTACCAAGAGGCCGAGGGACCTCGAGAGGTTTGCAACCAGCTCTGGGAACTCTGCCACCTATGGCTGAAGCCCGAGAGACACACCAAGGAGCAGATGCTTGAACTGGTGGTCCTGGAGCAGTTCTTGGCCATCCTGCCGCCGGAGATCCAGGGCTGGCTCCGAGACATCGACCCTGAGAACTGTTCCCAGGCAGTCGCCCTGGTAGAAGAGTTTGTGCTGaggcggcaggaggaggaggaggagaggctgggTGGACAG GTGCTGGGGCCATTCAAAGAGGAAGCGGATGATTTCCCTGAGACGGAGGAGGTGCCATCCGACACCTGGCAGAAGGTGATTTTGGGGGAGATCAAGCAGGAAGATGACGGAGACACGGCATCTCTAG GTGAGGAAAGAGCATACGGGGAGGAGCCAGAAAATCCAGGAGAATTTGGACTCCAAGGGACGTTGTTGGGAAGAGCAGGGAAGAACAGTTCCCATAATCTTCATTCGGGGGAAGCCTCCAAGACCCAGCAGGGAAACTGTTCGGAGGAAGAAAAAACTGTTTGTGCCCCGCAAGGTTACCAGCAAGCCAAAGGGGTAACGGTCCAGCCAAGAATCCAAGACGAGCGGTTGAAAAAATGCCCCGAATGCGGGAAAGGCTTTGTATGGCGGTCTGAGCTCATCGAGCACCAGAGATCCCACACAGGAGAGAGACCCTATTCGTGCTCGTACTGCGGGAAGAGCTTCAGCCGCAAATCGTACATCATTAAGCACGAGCggatccacacaggggagaagccctaCATATGTTCCCATTGCGGGAAAGGCTTCATTTCGAAGTCGGACCTCATTAAACACGAGCggacccacacaggggagaagccgtaCATCTGCCCGGACTGTGGGCGGAGCTTCAGCAGGAAGCAGTTCCTGGTGACCCACCGGCGGACACACACGGGCGAGAAACCGTACAAGTGCTCTGAATGCGGGAAGAGCTTCAGCCAGCGGACATGCCTGGTCATTCACGAGCGAGCCCACACCGGAGAGAAGCCCTTCCAGTGCCTGGTTTGCAAGAAAAGCTTTGGCAGGAGGGACATCCTAGTGACCCACCAAAAGCTGCACACCAGAGAGAAGGCTTTCCAGTGCTCGACCTGGCTTTGA
- the LOC125428546 gene encoding zinc finger and SCAN domain-containing protein 2-like isoform X2 codes for MDPSAKTCLVAQVGSVKEFREGVALEQVKEEPGEGMLRRFLKVVEIPGSEEGHCGHSHCSQSSLGVGQQLIGDEVPQLLFSSLKESQQPEETLLAEDKVACKKIKDEFLAGEEYEAVILGDDAAAWDAERQRFRQLRYQEAREPREMYGALRDLCHGWLKPERCTKEQILEQLIREQFLAILPLEMQNWVKAHSPDTCSQAVALVEGFLLIQKQEVPGLLQKVVSNFPKAEGTRWDSRKRPLFREIKQENDSDPTVLGGDEEMCGEKVNQGGNSVEADSSWMLSDKTELNNCFKSGDSSENFPQKHEEGLIDSQRCHWGLDEEMSQPRIFVGEPEKMYQKCEEVFHCWPVFSEHQQSCTQETTHEHLACTKSVGRGNILVSHAGEKPYICSACGKSFNDHAVLVAHKRTRSAENPLKPPDTGHRFPRDSLLIKDKRVSLTEKPYKCSDCEKSFGTRAILISHKRIHTGEKPYRCPECGKCFSMASALIRHKRTHTGERPYKCLECERCFGDRSGFNTHACTHMGEKLYQCLDCGKSFGRQAHLADHERTHTGEKPYRCPDCEKCFSSLSILIMHKRTHTDSSNLAQPPRAERMARPLPNRCRETQPTDHEDRVECVKVKEEILDEEATSSEAQRQHFRQFCYQEAEGPREVCNQLWELCHLWLKPERHTKEQMLELVVLEQFLAILPPEIQGWLRDIDPENCSQAVALVEEFVLRRQEEEEERLGGQVLGPFKEEADDFPETEEVPSDTWQKVILGEIKQEDDGDTASLGEERAYGEEPENPGEFGLQGTLLGRAGKNSSHNLHSGEASKTQQGNCSEEEKTVCAPQGYQQAKGVTVQPRIQDERLKKCPECGKGFVWRSELIEHQRSHTGERPYSCSYCGKSFSRKSYIIKHERIHTGEKPYICSHCGKGFISKSDLIKHERTHTGEKPYICPDCGRSFSRKQFLVTHRRTHTGEKPYKCSECGKSFSQRTCLVIHERAHTGEKPFQCLVCKKSFGRRDILVTHQKLHTREKAFQCSTWL; via the exons ATGGACCCATCAGCAAAAACCTGTCTTGTTGCCCAAGTTGGTAGCGTCAAGGAATTTAGGGAGGGTGTTGCCCTGGAACAAGTAAAAGAGGAACCAGGCGAAGGAATGCTGCGGAGGTTCTTGAAGGTAGTAGAGATCCCCGGATCAGAAGAGGGACACTGTGGACACTCACACTGTTCTCAGTCCTCTCTTGGCGTTGGTCAACAACTTATTGGAGATGAGGTCCCCCAGCTCTTGTTCAGTTCCCTCAAAGAGAGTCAGCAGCCTGAAGAAACCTTGCTGGCTGAAGACAAGGTAGCCTGCAAAAAAATTAAGGACGAGTTCTTGGCTGGAGAAGAGTATGAGGCAGTGATCCTCGGAGATGATGCGGCCGCTTGGGATGCAGAACGCCAAAGATTCCGGCAGCTCCGCTACCAGGAGGCTAGGGAGCCACGAGAAATGTATGGGGCACTCCGAGATCTTTGCCATGGATGGTTGAAGCCTGAGAGGTGCACCAAGGAGCAGATCCTGGAGCAGCTGATCCGGGAGCAGTTCCTGGCCATCCTGCCCCTGGAAATGCAGAACTGGGTGAAGGCACATTCCCCGGACACCTGTTCTCAGGCAGTGGCCCTTGTGGAGGGTTTCCTGCTCATCCAGAAGCAAGAG GTGCCCGGGCTGCTCCAGAAGGTGGTGAGCAATTTCCCCAAGGCAGAAGGGACTCGTTGGGACTCCAGGAAACGGCCACTGTTTCGAGAGATCAAGCAGGAGAATGACAGCGACCCCACCGTGCTGG GTGGTGATGAGGAGATGTGTGGGGAAAAGGTCAACCAGGGAGGAAATTCTGTGGAAGCCGACTCATCCTGGATGCTTTCAGACAAGACTGAGTTGAATAATTGCTTCAAGTCGGGAGATTCCTCTGAGAACTTCCCACAAAAGCACGAGGAAGGATTGATTGATTCTCAGAGGTGCCACTGGGGACTCGATGAAGAGATGAGCCAACCCCGAATCTTCGTGGGTGAGCCAGAAAAGATGTACCAGAAGTGTGAAGAAGTCTTTCACTGCTGGCCTGTGTTCTCTGAGCATCAGCAAAGTTGTACGCAGGAGACCACGCATGAACATTTAGCCTGTACAAAAAGCGTTGGCCGTGGCAATATTCTTGTTTCTCATGCGGGAGAGAAGCCATACATATGCTCGGcttgtggaaaaagcttcaatgACCACGCTGTCCTCGTTGCACACAAGAGAACTCGCAGTGCTGAGAACCCATTAAAACCCCCAGACACCGGCCACCGTTTCCCTCGTGACTCATTGCTAATCAAGGATAAGAGAGTGTCCCTAacagaaaaaccatataaatgcagcGACTGTGAGAAGTCGTTTGGAACCCGGGCAATCCTTATCAGCCACAAGaggatccacacaggagagaaaccgtaCCGATGCCCCGAGTGTGGGAAATGCTTCAGCATGGCTTCAGCTCTCATCCGACATAAgcgaacccacacaggggagaggcCGTACAAATGTTTGGAATGTGAGAGGTGTTTTGGGGACCGATCTGGCTTCAACACACATGCGTGCACCCACATGGGAGAGAAACTCTATCAGTGCCTGGACTGCGGGAAAAGCTTTGGGCGACAAGCACATCTGGCCGACCACGAGAGGACCCACACAGGCGAGAAGCCCTATCGGTGCCCAGATTGTGAGAAGTGCTTCAGCAGCCTGTCAATCCTCATTATGCATAAGAGAACCCACACGG ATTCTAGCAATCTGGCCCAGCCCCCCCGGGCAGAGAGGATGGCCCGTCCTCTGCCAAACCGTTGCAGAGAAACACAACCGACGGACCACGAGGACAGAGTCGAGTGTGTGAAAGTGAAGGAGGAGATCCTGGACGAAGAGGCCACCAGCTCGGAGGCGCAACGCCAGCACTTCCGCCAGTTCTGCTACCAAGAGGCCGAGGGACCTCGAGAGGTTTGCAACCAGCTCTGGGAACTCTGCCACCTATGGCTGAAGCCCGAGAGACACACCAAGGAGCAGATGCTTGAACTGGTGGTCCTGGAGCAGTTCTTGGCCATCCTGCCGCCGGAGATCCAGGGCTGGCTCCGAGACATCGACCCTGAGAACTGTTCCCAGGCAGTCGCCCTGGTAGAAGAGTTTGTGCTGaggcggcaggaggaggaggaggagaggctgggTGGACAG GTGCTGGGGCCATTCAAAGAGGAAGCGGATGATTTCCCTGAGACGGAGGAGGTGCCATCCGACACCTGGCAGAAGGTGATTTTGGGGGAGATCAAGCAGGAAGATGACGGAGACACGGCATCTCTAG GTGAGGAAAGAGCATACGGGGAGGAGCCAGAAAATCCAGGAGAATTTGGACTCCAAGGGACGTTGTTGGGAAGAGCAGGGAAGAACAGTTCCCATAATCTTCATTCGGGGGAAGCCTCCAAGACCCAGCAGGGAAACTGTTCGGAGGAAGAAAAAACTGTTTGTGCCCCGCAAGGTTACCAGCAAGCCAAAGGGGTAACGGTCCAGCCAAGAATCCAAGACGAGCGGTTGAAAAAATGCCCCGAATGCGGGAAAGGCTTTGTATGGCGGTCTGAGCTCATCGAGCACCAGAGATCCCACACAGGAGAGAGACCCTATTCGTGCTCGTACTGCGGGAAGAGCTTCAGCCGCAAATCGTACATCATTAAGCACGAGCggatccacacaggggagaagccctaCATATGTTCCCATTGCGGGAAAGGCTTCATTTCGAAGTCGGACCTCATTAAACACGAGCggacccacacaggggagaagccgtaCATCTGCCCGGACTGTGGGCGGAGCTTCAGCAGGAAGCAGTTCCTGGTGACCCACCGGCGGACACACACGGGCGAGAAACCGTACAAGTGCTCTGAATGCGGGAAGAGCTTCAGCCAGCGGACATGCCTGGTCATTCACGAGCGAGCCCACACCGGAGAGAAGCCCTTCCAGTGCCTGGTTTGCAAGAAAAGCTTTGGCAGGAGGGACATCCTAGTGACCCACCAAAAGCTGCACACCAGAGAGAAGGCTTTCCAGTGCTCGACCTGGCTTTGA